Proteins found in one Haloarcula litorea genomic segment:
- a CDS encoding tyrosine-type recombinase/integrase encodes MTPRERADRSLASSFERYLQDKGKGRGGDGGNYRRNAARELERFAEWAAGDRGDDDWTGIVPDDVDREPTFDDLDERVFREYARHLSGDRGLKQNTVQTYYRYISAWCGWCVNEGYLEAHYAQRASAMAPLPEDDGRKPGDQQAWTSEQRHALTRHVDERARDAIETYTTLPEDTDSLDKQRARYAALKAARDRALVFVLAYTAVRVGELLRDPNDPRRRGVRWEDLSLDDGSMDVYRKKQQWDAASLPDPVISPLRSYRKLMDPPADRWPVFPTFDQRTLATHVREELADRGLQPDAIDEYRDEFARDLLLTLEEDIRPPSITTDGARSILKRLSEEGEVDIDHPKHDYLAPHGGRRGMGEVLVRAFGYTVAARYLDNSEEMVRERYSHIEAGELGDVATEALDEVDHIGT; translated from the coding sequence ATGACACCACGAGAACGCGCCGACCGGTCGCTTGCGAGCTCTTTCGAACGGTATCTCCAGGACAAGGGGAAGGGTCGTGGTGGCGACGGCGGGAACTATCGACGGAACGCAGCGCGTGAGCTGGAGCGGTTTGCCGAGTGGGCCGCCGGCGACCGTGGTGACGACGACTGGACCGGGATCGTTCCCGACGACGTCGACCGGGAGCCGACCTTCGACGATCTCGACGAACGCGTCTTCCGGGAGTACGCCCGGCATCTCAGTGGAGATCGCGGACTCAAGCAGAACACGGTACAAACCTATTATCGCTATATCTCCGCGTGGTGTGGCTGGTGTGTCAACGAGGGGTACCTCGAAGCGCATTACGCGCAGCGAGCGAGTGCGATGGCGCCGTTGCCGGAGGACGACGGTCGCAAGCCCGGCGACCAGCAGGCCTGGACGTCCGAGCAGCGCCACGCACTCACCCGCCACGTCGACGAACGGGCCCGCGACGCCATCGAGACGTACACGACACTCCCGGAGGACACTGACTCCCTAGACAAGCAGCGAGCGCGCTACGCGGCGCTGAAGGCGGCTCGTGACCGGGCTCTGGTGTTCGTCCTCGCGTACACCGCCGTTCGCGTCGGGGAACTCCTCCGGGATCCGAACGACCCACGCCGGCGCGGTGTCCGCTGGGAGGATCTCTCCCTCGACGACGGGAGTATGGACGTCTACCGGAAGAAACAGCAGTGGGACGCCGCGAGTCTCCCCGACCCGGTGATTTCGCCGCTGCGGAGCTACCGGAAACTGATGGATCCGCCAGCGGACCGATGGCCAGTGTTCCCAACGTTCGATCAGCGGACACTCGCGACGCACGTCCGAGAGGAGCTCGCTGACCGAGGGCTACAACCGGACGCCATCGACGAGTACCGTGATGAGTTCGCTCGCGACCTTTTACTTACGCTTGAGGAGGATATCCGACCTCCTTCTATCACGACTGATGGCGCGCGGTCGATTCTCAAACGACTCTCCGAGGAAGGAGAGGTTGACATTGATCACCCGAAACACGACTATCTCGCTCCTCACGGCGGTCGGCGAGGTATGGGAGAGGTCCTCGTCAGAGCGTTTGGCTATACAGTCGCAGCCCGATATCTCGACAATTCGGAGGAGATGGTTCGCGAGCGCTATTCCCACATCGAAGCGGGCGAGCTTGGAGACGTGGCGACTGAAGCTCTCGACGAGGTTGACCACATAGGGACGTGA